A stretch of DNA from Roseovarius sp. M141:
ACATGTCGCTGCCCATCGGCTTTGGCCTGTTGCTGCTGCAACTGATTGCGGATCTCGTCGCCCTGATCCTGCGGATCGACGCGCCTTTTGGTTTGGAGAATAGCTGATGGATCCACTGGTTCTGGGGGCGCTTGTCGCGTTTTGCACGATTGCAGTGCTGTTTTCAGGCGTGTCGGTGGCGCTGGGGCTGCTGATCGTGTCTGGCGGGTTTCTGGTGGTGTTCGACGGGATGCGAAGCCTCGAACTGATGCCCGAGATTTTCTTTGGCAAGCTGGACAGTTTTGCGCTGCTCAGCATCCCGATGTTCATCATCATGGGCGCGTCCATTGCGTCCACGCGGGCGGGTGCCGACCTTTACGAGGCGCTGGAGCGGTGGCTGACACGCATTCCCGGCGGTCTGGTGATTTCCAACCTCGGGGCCTGTGCGCTGTTTGCTGCCATGTCCGGATCCAGTCCCGCGACCTGCGCGGCAATCGGCAAGATGGGCATCCCCGAGATGCGCAAGCGGGGCTATCCCGACGGCGTCGCTGCGGGCAGCATCGCGGCGGGCGGGACGCTGGGCATCCTGATCCCGCCCTCGGTGACGATGATCGTCTATGGCATCGCGACCGAAACATCCATCGGGCGGCTTTTCCTGGCTGGTGTCATTCCTGGCCTGCTGCTGGTCGCACTGTTCATGGCATGGGCGCTTTTCTCGACATGGAAATCGGGTAACGCACAGGTGCTTACGGCCGGCAGCTATACGTGGAAGCAAAAATTGGAGATCCTGCCCCGCGTGATCCCGTTCCTGATCATCATCCTCGGTGTGCTCTATGCCATGTATGGCGGCATCGCGACCCCGTCCGAGACGGCGGCCGTCGGCGCGCTGCTTTGCGTTGTCATCGCCATGGTGATCTACAAACTCTGGAGCCCTGCGGGCCTGTGGCTGATCCTGCGCGACAGCACGAAGGAATCGGTGATGATCCTGTTCATCATCGCGGCGGCGGGCGTGTTTTCCTACATGCTCAGCAGTCTTTTCATCACGCAGAGCATTGCGGAGTGGATCGGTACGCTGGACGTCAACCGCTGGGTGCTGATGGGGGCGATCAACGTGTTCCTGCTGGTCGCCGGGTTCTTTTTGCCCCCCGTGGCGGTGATCCTGATGGCCGCGCCGATCCTGATGCCGATCATCACGATTGCGGGCTTTGACCCGATCTGGTTCGCCGTGGTGCTGACGATCAACATGGAAATCGGCCTGATCAGCCCGCCCG
This window harbors:
- a CDS encoding TRAP transporter large permease, with translation MDPLVLGALVAFCTIAVLFSGVSVALGLLIVSGGFLVVFDGMRSLELMPEIFFGKLDSFALLSIPMFIIMGASIASTRAGADLYEALERWLTRIPGGLVISNLGACALFAAMSGSSPATCAAIGKMGIPEMRKRGYPDGVAAGSIAAGGTLGILIPPSVTMIVYGIATETSIGRLFLAGVIPGLLLVALFMAWALFSTWKSGNAQVLTAGSYTWKQKLEILPRVIPFLIIILGVLYAMYGGIATPSETAAVGALLCVVIAMVIYKLWSPAGLWLILRDSTKESVMILFIIAAAGVFSYMLSSLFITQSIAEWIGTLDVNRWVLMGAINVFLLVAGFFLPPVAVILMAAPILMPIITIAGFDPIWFAVVLTINMEIGLISPPVGLNLYVINGIAPDISLRTILMGSLPFVGCMVLAIILLCLFPSLATWLPDYVMGTAV